One genomic region from Granulimonas faecalis encodes:
- the rpsL gene encoding 30S ribosomal protein S12, whose amino-acid sequence MPTINQLVRQGRKSTKAKSQKPALKGNPQKRGVCTRVYTTTPKKPNSALRKVARVRLVNGIEVTAYIPGEGHNLQEHSIVLIRGGRVRDLPGVRYKIIRGAYDCAAVQNRKQSRSRYGAKRS is encoded by the coding sequence TTGCCTACCATCAACCAGCTGGTCCGCCAGGGCCGCAAGAGCACCAAGGCCAAGTCCCAGAAGCCGGCCCTCAAGGGCAACCCCCAGAAGCGCGGCGTCTGCACCCGCGTGTACACCACCACGCCCAAGAAGCCGAACTCGGCCCTGCGCAAGGTGGCCCGCGTGCGCCTCGTCAACGGCATCGAGGTCACGGCCTACATCCCCGGTGAGGGCCACAACCTCCAGGAGCACTCCATCGTCCTCATCCGCGGCGGCCGCGTGCGCGACCTCCCCGGTGTTCGCTACAAGATCATCCGCGGCGCCTACGACTGCGCCGCCGTGCAGAACCGCAAGCAGTCCCGCTCCCGCTACGGCGCCAAGCGCTCCTAG
- a CDS encoding helix-turn-helix domain-containing protein, with product MQPGAQRNSYTYETKLKAVEDHLDRGMTASDAMLSHGVASKSAFFRWCAAYRDGGAQALRPKKRGRPRKNG from the coding sequence ATGCAGCCAGGAGCTCAGAGGAATTCCTACACCTATGAGACCAAGCTCAAGGCGGTCGAGGATCATCTCGACCGTGGCATGACGGCAAGCGACGCCATGCTCTCCCACGGCGTTGCCAGCAAGAGCGCCTTCTTCCGTTGGTGCGCCGCCTACCGCGACGGCGGTGCCCAGGCGCTGAGGCCCAAGAAGCGCGGCCGTCCCCGCAAGAACGGCTAA
- a CDS encoding DNA-directed RNA polymerase subunit beta': MADFDTTDFDAIKISLASAEQIRSWSHGEVKKPETINYRSLKPERDGLFCEKIFGPSKDWECACGKYKGIRFKGIVCDRCGVEVTSSKVRRERMGHIELAAPVSHIWYFKSPTSFPLARMLDMKSKDLEKVLYFASYVITKVDVEAREADATDLKEELAADLEQLDAERDEQIARIREQGEGGEDEFGDVEPMSADEIRAEIADLEEEYAEEKQLRTDAFDKFMTVAKGELIADEALFREMKKYYSLYFDGGMGAEAVRDLLADIDLAATAKELRAILENEKGQKQRREKAVKRLEIVEAFMEGGNDPTNMILDVIPVIPPDLRSMVQLDGGRFASSDLNDLYRRVINRNNRLKRLLDLEAPDIIVNNEKRMLQEAVDALFDNGRRGRPVTGRGGRPLKSLAETLKGKQGRFRQNLLGKRVDYSGRSVIVVDPQLKLHQCGLPKTMALELFKPFVMRRLVELGKVENIKGAKRAIDRSEPGVWDVLEEVISDRLVLLNRAPTLHRLSIQAFEPVLIEGKAIHLHPLVCKPFNADFDGDQMSVHVPLSTQAQTEARVLMLSSNNLRTPASGKVLTVPSQDMVFGVYYLTTEHEGVAGEGRAFADFDDVIASYDAHADLDIQAKVFVRVGPEDANIQTEDDRLLFRVMDSKDSYTDYDVTEGAVRVETTAGRVIFNRQCLPNDYPFINYKMVSSDMGRLVNDCCDRYPLADVEPILDAIKYAGFHYATRAGLTVSVWDAVIPEEKEKMLADTQIAVDTINENYEMGFLSEAERHTEVVNAWTSCTDELGSVMLKGFSEDNPIYMLADSGARGSKTQLRQLAGMRGLMADMSGDTIDLPIKANFREGLRPLEYFISTYGARKGLVDTSSHTSDSGYLTRRLVDVAQDVIVREADCGTAEGVTYNLVLPGTDDLNVDLVGRCVLDDVVAPETGEVLFQEGDYIESVDDIRSMVDAGLKKVELRALLTCRSKYGVCQKCYGWDLSTRRPVNIGTAVGIIAAQSIGEPGTQLTMRTIHSGGVAGADDITQGLPTVGRMFDVVGNVNEKILGREADLAPYSGLLHIVPEQNEYHITILDSDDPSRVLSTKDVPASVRFMPGIEDGATVRAGDQLTHGFVNFRNLRKLTDIESTMHTFVESVKSVYTSQGVDLNDKHIEVIARQMLRRVQVTNPGDSKYLLGQYVDRYEFADKVNEIALEGGTPPEAEPAILGTLKVASSIAWLSSASFIRTAGVLTEAAIKGEVDHLMDLKSNVIVGKQIPAGTGLKAYRDVELTYHGESIDHPSSPLDKSLPEWAPDELKSIEEQLPKQLEWAGDDYYPGVYSKNGRTLSSEDAKLYLFDDLGVSQRWTNKFSEVGIETVGDLIGKTEDDLLRIDGIGAKAIEELRAGLEERNLLYLLQPEDDDAADVDELSQLLNMVFSPDADNVMLGTAAPSTHHGFDDELIGGTASDNVNPAAINEDLNSLDDILTQVAHQDEMLGGE; the protein is encoded by the coding sequence GTGGCAGATTTCGACACCACTGATTTCGACGCCATCAAGATCTCCCTGGCCTCTGCCGAGCAGATCCGTTCCTGGTCCCACGGCGAGGTCAAGAAGCCCGAGACCATCAACTACCGCTCGCTGAAGCCCGAGCGCGACGGCCTCTTCTGCGAGAAGATCTTCGGGCCCTCCAAGGACTGGGAGTGCGCCTGCGGCAAGTACAAGGGCATCCGCTTCAAGGGCATCGTCTGCGACCGGTGCGGCGTCGAGGTGACCAGCTCCAAGGTCCGCCGCGAGCGCATGGGCCACATCGAGCTCGCCGCCCCTGTGAGCCACATCTGGTACTTCAAGAGCCCCACGAGCTTCCCGCTCGCCCGCATGCTCGACATGAAGTCCAAGGACCTCGAGAAGGTGCTCTACTTCGCGAGCTACGTCATCACCAAGGTCGACGTGGAGGCCCGCGAGGCCGACGCCACCGACCTCAAGGAGGAGCTGGCCGCCGACCTCGAGCAGCTCGACGCCGAGCGCGACGAGCAGATCGCCCGCATCCGCGAGCAGGGCGAGGGCGGCGAGGACGAGTTCGGCGACGTGGAACCCATGTCCGCCGACGAGATCCGCGCCGAGATCGCCGACCTCGAGGAGGAGTACGCCGAGGAGAAGCAGCTCCGCACGGACGCCTTCGACAAGTTCATGACCGTGGCCAAGGGCGAGCTCATCGCCGACGAGGCCCTGTTCCGCGAGATGAAGAAGTACTACTCGCTGTACTTCGACGGCGGCATGGGCGCCGAGGCCGTGCGCGACCTGCTCGCCGACATCGACCTCGCCGCCACCGCCAAGGAGCTGCGTGCCATCCTCGAGAACGAGAAGGGCCAGAAGCAGCGCCGCGAGAAGGCCGTCAAGCGCCTGGAGATCGTCGAGGCCTTCATGGAGGGCGGCAACGACCCCACCAACATGATCCTGGACGTCATCCCGGTCATCCCGCCCGACCTGCGCTCCATGGTGCAGCTCGACGGCGGCCGCTTTGCCTCCTCGGACCTCAACGACCTCTACCGCCGCGTCATCAACCGCAACAACCGCCTCAAGCGCCTGCTCGACCTCGAGGCCCCCGACATCATCGTCAACAACGAGAAGCGCATGCTGCAGGAGGCCGTCGACGCCCTGTTCGACAACGGCCGCCGCGGGCGCCCCGTCACCGGCCGTGGCGGCAGGCCCCTCAAGTCCCTCGCCGAGACCCTCAAGGGCAAGCAGGGCCGCTTCCGTCAGAACCTCCTGGGCAAGCGCGTCGACTACTCCGGCCGCTCGGTCATCGTCGTCGACCCCCAGCTCAAGCTGCACCAGTGCGGTCTGCCCAAGACCATGGCCCTCGAGCTGTTCAAGCCCTTCGTGATGCGCCGCCTCGTCGAGCTCGGCAAGGTGGAGAACATCAAGGGTGCCAAGCGTGCCATCGACCGCTCCGAGCCGGGCGTGTGGGACGTCCTCGAGGAGGTCATCTCCGACCGCCTCGTGCTCCTCAACCGCGCCCCCACCCTGCACCGCCTGTCCATCCAGGCGTTCGAGCCCGTGCTCATCGAGGGCAAGGCCATCCACCTGCACCCGCTCGTCTGCAAGCCCTTCAACGCCGACTTCGACGGCGACCAGATGTCGGTGCACGTGCCGCTGTCCACCCAGGCCCAGACCGAGGCCCGGGTGCTCATGCTGTCGTCCAACAACCTTCGCACCCCTGCCTCCGGCAAGGTGCTGACGGTGCCGTCCCAGGACATGGTCTTCGGCGTGTACTACCTCACCACCGAGCACGAGGGCGTCGCGGGCGAGGGGAGGGCCTTCGCCGACTTCGACGACGTCATCGCCTCCTACGACGCCCACGCCGACCTCGACATCCAGGCCAAGGTCTTCGTGCGCGTGGGGCCCGAGGACGCCAACATCCAGACCGAGGATGACCGCCTGCTGTTCCGCGTCATGGATTCCAAGGACTCCTACACTGATTACGACGTCACCGAGGGCGCGGTCCGCGTGGAGACCACGGCCGGCCGCGTGATCTTCAACCGCCAGTGCCTCCCCAACGACTACCCCTTCATCAACTACAAGATGGTCAGCTCCGACATGGGCCGTCTGGTCAACGACTGCTGCGACCGCTACCCGCTGGCCGACGTCGAGCCCATCCTCGACGCCATCAAGTACGCGGGCTTCCACTACGCCACCCGCGCCGGACTGACCGTGTCCGTCTGGGACGCCGTCATCCCGGAGGAGAAGGAGAAGATGCTGGCCGACACGCAGATCGCGGTCGACACCATCAACGAGAACTACGAGATGGGCTTCCTCTCCGAGGCCGAGCGCCACACCGAGGTCGTCAACGCCTGGACCTCCTGCACCGACGAGCTCGGCTCGGTCATGCTCAAGGGCTTCTCCGAGGACAACCCCATCTACATGCTCGCCGACTCCGGCGCCCGTGGCTCCAAGACCCAGCTGCGCCAGCTCGCCGGCATGCGCGGCCTCATGGCCGACATGTCCGGTGACACCATCGACCTGCCCATCAAGGCCAACTTCCGCGAGGGCCTGCGCCCGCTGGAGTACTTCATCTCCACCTACGGCGCCCGCAAGGGCCTCGTGGACACCTCGTCGCACACCTCCGACTCCGGTTACCTCACCCGCCGCCTGGTGGACGTGGCCCAGGACGTCATCGTGCGCGAGGCCGACTGCGGCACGGCCGAGGGCGTGACCTACAACCTCGTGCTCCCCGGCACCGACGACCTCAACGTCGACCTCGTGGGCCGCTGCGTCCTCGATGATGTCGTGGCCCCCGAGACCGGCGAGGTGCTCTTCCAGGAGGGCGACTACATCGAGTCCGTGGACGACATCCGCTCCATGGTGGACGCCGGCCTCAAGAAGGTGGAGCTCCGCGCCCTGCTCACCTGCCGCTCCAAGTACGGCGTCTGCCAGAAGTGCTATGGCTGGGACCTCTCCACGCGCCGCCCGGTGAACATCGGCACGGCCGTGGGCATCATCGCCGCCCAGTCCATCGGCGAGCCCGGTACGCAGTTGACCATGCGTACCATCCACTCCGGCGGCGTGGCCGGAGCCGACGACATCACCCAGGGCCTGCCCACCGTCGGCCGCATGTTCGACGTCGTCGGCAACGTTAACGAGAAGATCCTCGGACGCGAGGCCGACCTCGCCCCCTACTCGGGCCTCCTGCACATCGTGCCCGAGCAGAACGAGTACCACATCACCATCCTCGACTCCGACGACCCCAGCCGCGTGCTGTCCACCAAGGACGTCCCGGCGTCGGTGCGCTTCATGCCGGGCATCGAGGACGGCGCGACGGTGCGCGCGGGCGACCAGCTCACCCACGGCTTCGTGAACTTCCGCAACCTGCGCAAGCTCACGGACATCGAGTCCACCATGCACACCTTCGTGGAGTCGGTGAAGTCGGTCTACACCTCCCAGGGCGTCGACCTCAACGACAAGCACATCGAGGTCATCGCGCGCCAGATGCTCCGCCGCGTCCAGGTGACCAACCCCGGTGACTCCAAGTACCTCCTCGGCCAGTACGTGGACCGTTACGAGTTCGCCGACAAGGTCAACGAGATCGCCCTCGAGGGCGGCACCCCGCCCGAGGCCGAGCCCGCCATCCTCGGCACGCTCAAGGTGGCGAGCTCCATCGCCTGGCTGTCCTCCGCCTCGTTCATCCGCACGGCCGGCGTCCTCACCGAGGCCGCCATCAAGGGCGAGGTCGACCACCTCATGGACCTCAAGAGCAACGTCATCGTGGGCAAGCAGATCCCTGCCGGCACCGGCCTCAAGGCCTACCGCGACGTCGAGCTCACCTACCACGGCGAGTCCATCGACCACCCCTCCTCGCCGCTCGACAAGTCGCTGCCCGAGTGGGCCCCCGACGAGCTCAAGAGCATCGAGGAGCAGCTGCCCAAGCAGCTCGAGTGGGCCGGCGACGACTACTACCCCGGCGTGTACTCCAAGAACGGCCGCACGCTGTCCTCCGAGGACGCCAAGCTCTACCTCTTCGACGACCTCGGCGTGTCCCAGCGCTGGACCAACAAGTTCAGCGAGGTGGGCATCGAGACCGTCGGCGACCTCATCGGCAAGACCGAGGACGACCTGCTTCGCATCGACGGCATCGGCGCCAAGGCCATCGAGGAGCTCCGTGCGGGCCTCGAGGAGCGCAACCTCCTCTACCTGCTCCAGCCGGAGGACGACGACGCCGCCGATGTAGACGAGCTCTCCCAGCTCCTCAACATGGTGTTCTCGCCCGATGCCGACAACGTCATGCTCGGCACCGCCGCGCCGTCCACCCACCACGGGTTCGACGACGAGCTCATCGGCGGCACCGCGAGCGACAACGTCAACCCCGCCGCCATCAACGAGGACCTCAACTCCCTCGACGACATCCTCACCCAGGTGGCCCATCAGGACGAGATGCTGGGCGGCGAGTAG
- the rpsG gene encoding 30S ribosomal protein S7 — protein MPRRAAANRREVTPDAVYNNRLVTQLINKVLLDGKKSTAERIVYGAFDQVAEKTGQDPLAVFKKAMENVRPTLEVKPKRVGGATYQVPMEVNSRRSTTLAIRWIVGFSRSRKEKTMADRLANEIIDASNGVGASVKKREDVFKMAEANRAFSHYRW, from the coding sequence ATGCCGCGTCGTGCAGCAGCGAACCGCCGTGAGGTCACCCCTGACGCCGTCTACAACAACCGTCTCGTGACCCAGCTCATCAACAAGGTCCTCCTCGACGGCAAGAAGTCCACCGCCGAGCGCATCGTCTACGGTGCCTTCGACCAGGTGGCCGAGAAGACCGGCCAGGACCCGCTCGCCGTGTTCAAGAAGGCCATGGAAAACGTGCGCCCGACCCTCGAGGTCAAGCCCAAGCGCGTGGGCGGCGCCACCTACCAGGTGCCCATGGAGGTCAACTCCCGTCGCTCCACCACCCTCGCCATCCGCTGGATCGTCGGCTTCTCCCGCTCCCGCAAGGAGAAGACCATGGCCGACCGCCTGGCCAACGAGATCATCGACGCCTCCAACGGCGTGGGCGCCTCCGTCAAGAAGCGCGAGGACGTCTTCAAGATGGCCGAGGCCAACCGCGCCTTCTCGCACTACCGCTGGTAA